TGCTGGCGTAAGCCAGTGATGGTGAGGGGGTTTCGGAAACATTTTTATCCTGAGCGAATGATATCGAAGACGGATGGGATGCGATGGAAACCGATTCTGCCGTAGACACAACGGAGAGCAACGCTTCTCACAAGATTAACAAATACCCTGACCTCGAATGTGTTGGGGTTATCTACGGCAATGTCGGAACGACCTCGTTCAATTGCCGCGCGACTGGGAATATGGAGCGGTTGCAATACGTCCAGGTTGAACACGAGACTGACGGCTGGGTGTTGGGGATTGTATCAGAAATGGAGCGAAAGACCGATCTCTCCATCGAAAGGGCAAAGATGGTCTCGGAGGGGGAGGTCGTACCGATCGAGGAGAAAGTCACGGCAAAGGTCGACATCATCGGTTTTCGCGATGAAAGGGGTCTTCTTCAAACCCCACGCACGCCTTTTAGGGCGGGAGATCTCGTCTATAAGGCCAAAGACACGTTGATCAAGGATGTCATCGGACTTAAGGAGAGAACGGATACTGGTGCCTACATCGGACTTCTTCTTGGCCACGATATCCGCGTCGAGATCGACATCAATGCGTTGGTTCAGAAACATGTCAGCATACTCGCGAAGACTGGTGGCGGTAAGAGTTTCCTCTGTGGTGCACTCATCGAAGAGTTGATGAAACATGATGTGACCGTCCTCATCATTGACCCTCATGGGGAATACGGTTCGATGAGGGAAAAAGGGTCCATTCCGCAAACGACGAGAAATTTCGAGGTTACACCCCGCGGTTACGCGGATAAGATCATCGAATTCGCAACGGATACGAATGTCAACAAGAACGCGATTCCTTTGAAATTCACCCTTGCCAATCTTGAGGCAAGGGATTTGCTCAGCCTGACGAACATCAAGAATGTGCGGGCCTATCTGACATCACTGAGAAAGGCAATCGATAGCGTGAGAAGCATCAAGAAGGAGTATACTCTTAAGGACATAATCAATGTGCTGGAAGCGGATGAAGAGACGCAGAATGCTGCGCTCATCGCAGAGCTCGAATATCTTGATGAGATCAATATTTTTGCTGCCAAAGGTACGAGGATCGATGAAATCGTCGTAAAGGGAAAGACGACGATCATTAACCTCAAAGGTACGCCACCAGATATCCAGGAACTTGTTGTCAATAGGATTGCGACCGCGTTGTTCGAATTACGGAAGGTCGGCAAAATACCGCCGATGATGCTCGTTGTGGAGGAGGCTCACAACTACTGCCCGCAACAGGGGCTTGCAGCTTCGAGCAAGATCTTCAGAACGATCGCCTCCGAGGGAAGGAAATTCGGCCTCGGCCTCACCATCATCAGTCAGCGCGCGGCCAAAGTAGACAAGAATGTGTTGAGCCAGTGCAACACGCAGATGATTCTCAAGGTAACCAATCCAAACGATCTGAAGGCGATTGCCGCGTCTGTGGAGGGATTGACAGCTGGCCTTGCGGATGAAATCCAGAGGTTACCAATCGGTGTCGCGCTTGTTGTCGGCGGAAATATTCAGATGCCACTTCTGGTTGAAGTGAGACCGAGGGAGAGTAAGCACGGCGGTGAGAGCGTCGAAATCGTACCTTCGAAGAGGGTATGAGATGCAGAGAAACGCGATTTCGGAAGATCATCTAATTAGATATTTGGAAATTACAAAACGTGCTCTCGAGACAATCAGGATTGCGGTACCAGCGAGATCGTTTGGTCGAAAATTGGCAGAAGATTTTCTTCTGATGGCGAAATCTTACTATGAGGACGCGCTTAATTTTAGAAATCAAGGTGATTTGGTCAATAGTTTCGCGTGTGTCAGTTACGCTCATGGATGGTTGGATTGCGGTGCGCGCCTCGGCCTCTTTGATGTCGGGGAGAACGATCAACTGTTCACACTTTATGAATAAAAAATCTTTCTTGGGGTGCACCTCAGATCGTTCAATTACCACAAAAGATCACGTATTCATTCTTCAGCAATCACGCGGGGTCCAATCCAATCGATCTTAACACGATAGGTTTTTCCAAATTTTTTTAGAAGTTTCTCAATCTCGTCTACATCGCCAGCAGCAAAGATCGAGTTTCCCAGCATGACCATGCTGGCTGGTCCGAACCCATCAATGGCATCAAGGGCCTTTCTGACATAATCTGTCATAATCCCAGAACGTAATGCAAATTCCCTGGAGATTCTAAATAAGTTGGCCAAAGATGGACTCCTAGAGAAGTTCTCGACACATTCCTTTCCGATCGCATTGATTCTCTCCCTGATTTCAACGTCACGGAGCACTCTCGATGTTGGAATCGGCGGGCCAACGACGCCTAGTATAATTTCCGCGTCCGCGGCGACCCGGTCAACGATTCCGTACGGCGGCAATCCTTCCACTCTCCTGAAAGTCACACCACCTCTGGAGAGGGCGGAAACATCGCCCAACCCTGTCCTGTGAATGACCTCCGCCTCATGGGCAACCTCAAGAGCTCTCTGGAACGGTAAATCTAGTAGAGTGGCGACAGCGAGCGAAGCGGACAGAGTTCCGGCAGCGCTCATTCCAAATCCTTGCCCTATGGGGAGGTCGAGAGTTGTCTCAACAGATACATCAAATTCCCTATCGAAAATCAACTTCGCGAGCGCCTGCTTTGTAACAGGCGCATCGCTTCTCTGCCCATTGATCTTGATTTCAATTCGCCCAGTCCCCCTCTCCATCTTCACAGTGCTTGAGGCTCCAAGGGAAATGCACATCCCCGCTCCTCTTGAGCCAGTGCGAAGGATCTCCTCGTGTTCGCAGATTTGAAAGAAGCCAGTGATGTGTCCTGGACAAAACGCAATTGCCTTCATGCGATGTACCTCAGGATTTCATCCAGGATTCGATGTGCAACTTCCTTCTTTGACCCTGCAACCGTGCATGTCTTGCCCTTTTTGGTCATGATCGTGACCTTCGTCATTCCACTTGATACTTCCCCCAGATCATTTGCGACAATTCCGTCGAGTCCGAACTCAATCATTCGTGATCTTGCCTTCGCAGCAAGCTCGTCGGCCGTCACGCCAGACTCGGCCTTGAACCCAAAGAGCACACATTTCTTTTTCCTGATCGATTCAAGAACCTTTGGTGCTCGCCTGAGGTGAAGGACAAGTTCCTCCTTGTCCGAAGGAATTTTCCCCTCAGTTTTTTCAATCGTATAATCTGACAAAGCGGCGGGTACGAGAACGATATCCTGATCGATTTCTCTGACCATTTCCAATAGGTCGCCAACAGTCTCAAATCTCTTTGTCCTGATAAATTCCGGCATCGGCACGCTGGAACGGCCCATCCAGAGTTCGACGTCCGCAGATCTTTCGAAGGCCGCCAATGCAAGCTGGACGGCCGTCTCCCCTGTTCCCCGGTTCGTAATAATCCTCATATCGTCGATCGGCTCTGCAGATGAACCGCCAATAATCAGAATCCGTTTGCCGAGAAAATCTCTCGGTCCGAGCCTTCTGATCACCCTCTCCGTGATTTCCTCGACGCTCGCCAGTTTTGCCTTTTTCCCATCGATGTATGGTTCGATGAATTCGATTCCCAGCTCAGCGAGCGCCTTGATGTTTTTCTGGATGATCGGATGTTGGTACATCGAAATGTGCATCGCAGGGGCGATCATAATCGGAACACCAGACCCGATCGCGGTCGTAGCCATTGTCGTTACAGGGGTGTCATCGATGCCAGCGGCAATTTTTGAGATCGTGTTCGCAGTGCAGGGGGCGATCAGAAGCATGTCCGCTCTATCGGGAAAGTCGCCGAGCAGTGACACATGTTCGACCTGCCCTCCGATATCAGTAATAACTGGTTGACCTGTAGCAAATTCCATAGTGTGGGATGTAATGATCTTCAGTGATTCAGGCGTCATCACTGCACGGACTTGCGCCCCGTGTCTGATAAGTTCCCTTGCAAGTTCAAGCGACTCGACAGCCGCAATGCTGCCCGTAATACCCAATATGATTTTCTTTCCAGCCAGAGATTTGCTTTTCGTGCCCCAAATACTCTCAGAAGGGTGCATGACGACACCATTAGGACGTGAGACTTAAAGATTCTTTTTGATAAGATGCACGATTTCGCTGACAATCGCATCAATCGATTTCGTTGCGTCGATTAGAACGAAGGAATCATCGTCTTTCGCAATCATTTTGTAAAGTCTGTCGACCTCTCTCAAAAATTCCAGACGTTCAAATTTCGTTTTTTCAGACCGTTCTTTCAACCTCTTAATGCCGATTTCTGGCGGAATCTGAAGGAAGAAGGTGAGATCGGGTTTCCTGATAACTGGTTCGTTGATAAGTCTGAGCCAATCGAGGGCACGGTTGCCGATGAGCGGAATCAAAGAAGCGCCTTGATAGGCCAAGGTGGACGCATAATAGCGGTCAGAGAGGACGACTTTTCCTGAATCGATCCATTTCTGGATATTCTCAGTGTGCGCGGACCTGTCGGCGACAAATAGCAACGCTTCAACGAAAGGACCGAGATTTTCCGCGCACGCACGCCTTATGGCATCACCTAACCACGTATCTGTTGGCTCGGCGGTCAAAATGACTTCTCTTGATGTTTCGGCACGGAGCAAACGATAAACATTCGATGAAATCGTCGTTTTTCCAGAACCATCGATCCCTTCGAACACATAGAATCGGCCGCGTCTGGCCAAATCTATCGACCGAATATCTGCGATGGATTCTTCTCTTGTCATGGCCGGAAACGCTGTTGTCATCATTAGATAATTGTGATGTAGCGTTTAAAAGCTTCAGATTTCCACCTATAAAACGATCTCAAATCCTCTCTCTCAACAAATATTTGATGATATAATATAAGCCGTAGCTATTCCTTGATTTGCATTTTGGTCTCCGTTTGTCAAGCGAATTTTGTCATTTCCTGTTTGTGTGTTTTTAATATTTCTGGCAAATCAACCAATACTCTGGATTTTCATGAGTGGCCACTCCTTTTTTTCCATTTACTCCAAAAACATCGCGCTTTCTAACAACTTATTTTATCGGAAAAATTATCTTCGATTGAGAGAATATTGCTGCAGAGGAGGGGTGATTCTGAAAATTACGGATGTGAGGGTGATCACTATTGGGCAAAATGTTCCTCCAAACGGTTGTTCGCGCGGAAGATCAATCACCTTCAGGGGGACTGCCCTCGTCGTGATCGACACGGATGAAGGCATTCAGGGAGTAGGAGAAGGATATGGACCAGAATACTATATCACGCGGACAATCGTCGAGAGAAAGTTCAAACCCTGGCTCATCGGTCAGGATCCGCTAGACATCGAGAAACTGTGGCGAAAGATGCTGATGACGACGGTCTATTGGGATCAGAAGGGACAGGGTGTCGCCGCTGCGAGCGGAGTCGACATGGCCCTTTGGGATATTGCGGGCAAGTACTACGGTGTCCCAGTCTACAAATTGTTAGGCGGGGATGCAAGAGGTGGAGGCAAGATACAGGCTTACGCGAGTGATTTGTTCTGGGATACGCCCGAGAAAATGGCGGCGACGGCGAAGCGCTATGCCAAAAAAGGATTCCCCTTGATCAAGACACACCTCGGCAACGGTCTCCAGGAGGATGAAAAGCGTGTGAAGGCGATCACCGAGGCGATCGGCGACGCACAGTTGATGGTTGATATGAACTGCGGGTATGGCCGTGTCGAGGCGCTAAAAGTAGGAAGGATGCTCGAAAAGTATGGCGTTTACTGGTACGAAGAGCCTCTTTCGCCATACGATGTTGATGGTTATGCATGGCTGAAACAAAAGCTCGACATCCCGATTGCGACTGGAGAGAATGAGTATACGAAGTGGGGTTTCAAGGAGTTATTTCTGAAGAACGCTGTTGATTTTGCCATGCCAGATATTATGAGATGCGGCGGAATCACAGAGACGAAGAAGATTTGCGCGATGGCTGAAGCGTTCGAAGTAATTTGCTCTCCTCACAATTACACAACTGGTGTGGGGCTTGCCGCAACAATCCAGCTCATCGCATGCACACCGAATTGCGACCTTCTCGAACTGGATATGACTGATTACGCACTGTATCACAGTTTACTGAAATCGCCGTTGGAAATTGACAATCATGGTAGAGTAAAGATCCCGAATGATCCGGGTCTCGGTGTCGAGTTGAGAGAGGATATCATCAAGAAGTATTCGGTCGATTGAGCTGAGCGGAAATACAAGTGATTGATTTACGATCGATCCATATGACCTCGAGAAGATCAAAATGAATTGAAATCAGGCATCTCTAGATTTCAAAGTCAAAGAGATCGGCATTGAATCAAGTCGCCAAAATGTGGAGAAAAATACTGTGAGATATCAATGACATTTCTCCAGGAAACTAATTCTCCTTAACCAGCATTTTTTTAGAAATTTTACTAACCCCCTATTGCTATATTCGAAATCATAGAACGATTTGTCTCTTATGGCAGGAAGCTAGACAAGAGAACAACTCAAAGTGACGCTTGTACTGATCATCTTTGTGGCGGATCTCAATATCATTTGATCGTGCCGAAATTCATCATCTTCGCGTTTCTGCCATAAGCTTCAGATAAAACGTCGGAAGCCCCTCGATGTCCTTGACTTCCTTCTTTGCAATTTGTACCAACCTCATCCTGATCGAATCGTCGAAGGGCACACCATTAGCAGTTAATGCGATGCGCAATGCTCTGCAAAGTTGCCCTCCCTTCCTATCCCAATCTGTGAGTATAATCGCAGATTTTCCGTTGTGTGCAAGCTCTTCCGCGATATTAAAAATCGAGTTACCGCCTTTGATCTGCCAGACCTCTCCTCCTACGCCGAGCTCGATGAGCGCGTCCTTGTCTTTCTGCCCCTCAACAAGGATCACTGCATCGTCTGGCCTCTCTCTCAAATCTTCTAGAATCGATATAAGCTCCTCGAGCATTTCAACTGGATTTCTCATTTAAACCCTTCAATCTTGACTCGACGCTCTGAAAATCGCGTCTTACGAGAACGGTCTTCAACCGGCTTCCATATCCCTTCACAATTTCAACATCTGATTCGAAGAAATCAGACAAAAGAGTCTGCAGCTCTTCATTCGCTTTTCCGCGTTCAGGGGGAGAAGTCACTCTGACCACAAGACGATTTCGCCATCGATCCAACCCCTCAATCTTTGAACTTTTTGCACCAGGTGAGACGATCAATTCGATCACCACACCTTCCGGTGTCTCCTTGGCGACGGCCTGAGTCCGCACAATTTTCTCATGATCCATCCATTAGAAAATATTTGCGCTCGCCCTCTTATTTTTGATTTTTCAAATAGGCGACGGATCGGTTAAATTCTCTGAAACTGATATACTAATATACTAGTTATTCAAATCTACCGATTGATGCTCGCCCTTGTTCAAGCAGAGATCATCGATGAAATTTCGAATCATTTGGACGGGATCTCTTTCAACCAATTGGTAAAAAGAATGAAACTGAAGGTATCCCGGGTCACACTTCTAAGGGAATTGAAGGTGCTCACTGCTAAAGGATACGTGAAGGTCGAAAATGATCCAAAACATAAGCAGCGAAAATTATTCCGCCTGGGCGAGGAATTACACCACGTTATTGAGGACTTGAAGTCCATTGAACAGAAGGTGCTAGATAATCCCATTCACCATCTCTCGGACTTTCTCTTATTTTATATCGAAAAAATTCGTGATTTAAAAGACGAATGGACGAGAGATTTTGTAAGATATCGCTTGCGACACGATCTCGATAAAGCACTTCAAAAAATGGAGGAGAGGATATGACACCAAAAATTGTGCTAACTTGCGATGAAACGCTGACAAGTACCTATCGTAACATCCCGCTTCTGGACTTCTTCGGATGTGCTCCTGTCGAAAAGATTCCGAGTCCAGTGTATCGTTTACTCGATACGCAGCTCCCCCACAATAACGGTCTTCTTTCGATCGCTCCCTACTCCTTGCGAAAGATCGAAGCTGCGCTTGTAAATGGAGGCTATCCTGAAACGGTTGTTGTTCACGCCCGTTTTGCGACGCAATTCATCAATCGGGAAACGCGTGTCGTCGGTGTTTCTGCGATGGATCCATTGGGCCTGGGACCTGTCTCAATGATGTTCACGAACGGAGGACGCCTGACAGCCTACACGAAAAAGAAATTCTCTGAATTGATCGAAAGGCTCGTATCTTTCAGGAATGCGAAGAATTATTCCTTTAAGATCGTTGTAGGAGGGCCGGGAGCGTGGCAGCTTGTTGCCTCTGGCGACTGGAAGGCGATGGGTATTGATCATGTCGTTCTGGGAGAGGTCGATGCAGTCGCTGGAGAAATCATCAGGGGAATTGAAATGGGAAATGCAAGCGAGGTGATCAGAGTCAATCGATTTCCATCCCCTGAAGAGATTCCGCCAATCATCGGACCGACTTACAAGGGAATGGTCGAGGTCATGAGAGGTTGCGGAAGGAATTGCAGATATTGCGATCCAAATCTCCGTCGAATTAGGCACATACCAGATGATGTGCTGCGTAAAGAGATTGAGACCAATCTCACCGCTGGACTGACAACCGCATGGCTTCATAGTGATGACATTTTTCTCTATAAATTGGAAGATCGAAAGGAATTCCATCCAAACAGCGACGAGGTCGTCCGTCTTTTCGAAAAGGTGATGTCCATTCCAGGCGTCAAATTTTCAAATCCGACTCACGGTACAATTGCACCAGTGGTCGCGGATCCTTCAATGATACGGAGGATTTCTCAGGTGGTTAGAGCTGGCCCTTCTAAATGGGTTGGAATTCAGATGGGTCTCGAAACGGCATCTCCCTCCCTGATCGGAAAGTACATGGAGAGCAAGGCAAAACCATTCAGTCCTTCGGAATGGCCAGAACTCATTGTGAAGGGGACACAGATTCTTAATGAAAATTATTGGTTCCCTGCTTATACGGCAATTATCGGTCTGCCAGGCGAAACGAAGGAGGACCTGTTGGAAACGGCACGCCTTATCGTCACGATGGAGACGACTCTCCGGGATCGCATCGGTAGCAAAGCGCACTTTACGGTCACGCCTCTTTCCTTCGTGCCTGCGGGTTCCTTGAAGGAGGGGAAGGCTTTCGATATCGAGGAGCAGATGACAGAAGAAGGGTATCTCTTGATTTATCATTCATGGAAGCATCTCGTTAGGGAAATATCTTCATTCATTCCAAACGGTGGAGCCGATATGAGGCTGGTGACATTCTATCCAATCGCGCGTATGGGACTTTTCGCGATTCTCAACTTCATGAGGCGATGGGGAATTCGCATGGGATACGATCCTGATCGGCGACTTGAACCGCTTGACATAAAGCTCGCCGGATCTTAAGAATGTAATGGAAATTGGTGATAAGTCATTGACACAATGCGAAATCATATCCATGATTATTACCAGGTCAATTTATCTGCTGTATTAGACAACAATCAAATACTCTCTCTCGAATTTGTTTTTGATGTCTCCGCCTTCTGAGCCTTTGAATTTTCACGAGGTCACAGAGGTCTATCGCAGAGAACAAAGAACCAAGAATGTGACGGAGATCAGAAGAGATTTCTATCCAGCATTAAGAGACCTCGTGGACAGGATCAGAAAAGAAGGCGAAAAAGAGATGGCGATCGATCAATTCTCAGCGAAAGCGACGATCCTTCGCAATCAGCTGAAGAAGGTATGCGAAAAGGCGATCCAGATCTTTGATTTTCGTATAGAAAAGATTATATTAACAGCGTTGCGGGCCGCTAGTGGCTCGAAAGTCGATCTGGAGCGATTGACACCAGAGGAGCGCGAATTTTACGAACGCATATATGCACTGATTACCGAATATCGCTCCACTCTCATCGGGATTGAAAGACATCTCAGGGGCGGAATGGCGACAGCCTCGCAGGAAGTCTCCGCCACAGTTCATCTATCAGATGATCAGATAAAGAAGGAAGATATCGCCGCAAGGAAAATCCCCGACGAATCTTTGATGAAACAATCGGAATCTGCAGAGGCGAAGACTTTTGAAGCTATTGTTGAGGTGGGTTCCGAGGGCGTATCAAAAATCAGTGGGCTTGAGTCCAGTGCGGATTCTGGCAAATCGATATCCAGCACGTCCGTGTTTCAGCAGAATCGAATAATCCTGAGGATACTGGAAGACCTCCCGACATTTGCCGGTCCGTCAAGAAATTACTGCCTGAGAAAAGAGGATGTCGTTATTTTGCCCGTTTCAATCGCAAAGGTTCTTCTTGCTAAAGGCAAGGCGGTTGAGATAAAACCGCGATTCATGAGTTAATCAACACGCAAGCTCTTGACATCTCCGGGTTTTTCGATGCAGCCAATCAGTTCAGGATCGCATCCAAGTGCCTCGGCAACGGTGCTCCTGGCGATTTCTGGTGTGTTGTTGATACGACTGAGATGGGCGAGGAAAATTTTACGATGCGGATTACGCGCGATTCTGAGGGCGCGTGCGCAACCCTCGTTCGATAGATGTCCCTTTTCGCTCATAATCGACCGCTTGAGAAACTGCGGGTATGGTCCCGAAAGGAGCATATGGACATCGTGATTTGATTCGAGCATCACGAAATCAGCATCCCTTAATGCAGAAAGGATGGGGGAAGTGACTTTTCCGAGATCTGTTGCAATCACCAATTTCTTGCTATCGGTGGAAATGCGGAAGGCAA
This region of Methanomassiliicoccales archaeon genomic DNA includes:
- a CDS encoding YggU family protein — its product is MDHEKIVRTQAVAKETPEGVVIELIVSPGAKSSKIEGLDRWRNRLVVRVTSPPERGKANEELQTLLSDFFESDVEIVKGYGSRLKTVLVRRDFQSVESRLKGLNEKSS
- a CDS encoding DNA replication complex GINS family protein, with amino-acid sequence MSPPSEPLNFHEVTEVYRREQRTKNVTEIRRDFYPALRDLVDRIRKEGEKEMAIDQFSAKATILRNQLKKVCEKAIQIFDFRIEKIILTALRAASGSKVDLERLTPEEREFYERIYALITEYRSTLIGIERHLRGGMATASQEVSATVHLSDDQIKKEDIAARKIPDESLMKQSESAEAKTFEAIVEVGSEGVSKISGLESSADSGKSISSTSVFQQNRIILRILEDLPTFAGPSRNYCLRKEDVVILPVSIAKVLLAKGKAVEIKPRFMS
- a CDS encoding MBL fold metallo-hydrolase — protein: MRSTGNSDIEVHVLASGSDANCTVVVAQDTALMIDAGLSTRQTEKFLATSGIDMSQIDAILLTHEHVDHSRHASAISRKHNIPIAGNLHTLAASNLEGKERLIVFEDAMPFSIGSVHIEALPTSHHAADPVAFRISTDSKKLVIATDLGKVTSPILSALRDADFVMLESNHDVHMLLSGPYPQFLKRSIMSEKGHLSNEGCARALRIARNPHRKIFLAHLSRINNTPEIARSTVAEALGCDPELIGCIEKPGDVKSLRVD
- a CDS encoding MarR family transcriptional regulator gives rise to the protein MMLALVQAEIIDEISNHLDGISFNQLVKRMKLKVSRVTLLRELKVLTAKGYVKVENDPKHKQRKLFRLGEELHHVIEDLKSIEQKVLDNPIHHLSDFLLFYIEKIRDLKDEWTRDFVRYRLRHDLDKALQKMEERI
- a CDS encoding Toprim subdomain protein, which codes for MRNPVEMLEELISILEDLRERPDDAVILVEGQKDKDALIELGVGGEVWQIKGGNSIFNIAEELAHNGKSAIILTDWDRKGGQLCRALRIALTANGVPFDDSIRMRLVQIAKKEVKDIEGLPTFYLKLMAETRR
- the coaBC gene encoding bifunctional phosphopantothenoylcysteine decarboxylase/phosphopantothenate--cysteine ligase CoaBC, with the protein product MHPSESIWGTKSKSLAGKKIILGITGSIAAVESLELARELIRHGAQVRAVMTPESLKIITSHTMEFATGQPVITDIGGQVEHVSLLGDFPDRADMLLIAPCTANTISKIAAGIDDTPVTTMATTAIGSGVPIMIAPAMHISMYQHPIIQKNIKALAELGIEFIEPYIDGKKAKLASVEEITERVIRRLGPRDFLGKRILIIGGSSAEPIDDMRIITNRGTGETAVQLALAAFERSADVELWMGRSSVPMPEFIRTKRFETVGDLLEMVREIDQDIVLVPAALSDYTIEKTEGKIPSDKEELVLHLRRAPKVLESIRKKKCVLFGFKAESGVTADELAAKARSRMIEFGLDGIVANDLGEVSSGMTKVTIMTKKGKTCTVAGSKKEVAHRILDEILRYIA
- a CDS encoding DUF357 domain-containing protein, with the translated sequence MQRNAISEDHLIRYLEITKRALETIRIAVPARSFGRKLAEDFLLMAKSYYEDALNFRNQGDLVNSFACVSYAHGWLDCGARLGLFDVGENDQLFTLYE
- a CDS encoding mandelate racemase/muconate lactonizing enzyme family protein, with the protein product MILKITDVRVITIGQNVPPNGCSRGRSITFRGTALVVIDTDEGIQGVGEGYGPEYYITRTIVERKFKPWLIGQDPLDIEKLWRKMLMTTVYWDQKGQGVAAASGVDMALWDIAGKYYGVPVYKLLGGDARGGGKIQAYASDLFWDTPEKMAATAKRYAKKGFPLIKTHLGNGLQEDEKRVKAITEAIGDAQLMVDMNCGYGRVEALKVGRMLEKYGVYWYEEPLSPYDVDGYAWLKQKLDIPIATGENEYTKWGFKELFLKNAVDFAMPDIMRCGGITETKKICAMAEAFEVICSPHNYTTGVGLAATIQLIACTPNCDLLELDMTDYALYHSLLKSPLEIDNHGRVKIPNDPGLGVELREDIIKKYSVD
- a CDS encoding ATP-binding protein, with the translated sequence METDSAVDTTESNASHKINKYPDLECVGVIYGNVGTTSFNCRATGNMERLQYVQVEHETDGWVLGIVSEMERKTDLSIERAKMVSEGEVVPIEEKVTAKVDIIGFRDERGLLQTPRTPFRAGDLVYKAKDTLIKDVIGLKERTDTGAYIGLLLGHDIRVEIDINALVQKHVSILAKTGGGKSFLCGALIEELMKHDVTVLIIDPHGEYGSMREKGSIPQTTRNFEVTPRGYADKIIEFATDTNVNKNAIPLKFTLANLEARDLLSLTNIKNVRAYLTSLRKAIDSVRSIKKEYTLKDIINVLEADEETQNAALIAELEYLDEINIFAAKGTRIDEIVVKGKTTIINLKGTPPDIQELVVNRIATALFELRKVGKIPPMMLVVEEAHNYCPQQGLAASSKIFRTIASEGRKFGLGLTIISQRAAKVDKNVLSQCNTQMILKVTNPNDLKAIAASVEGLTAGLADEIQRLPIGVALVVGGNIQMPLLVEVRPRESKHGGESVEIVPSKRV
- a CDS encoding B12-binding domain-containing radical SAM protein — translated: MTPKIVLTCDETLTSTYRNIPLLDFFGCAPVEKIPSPVYRLLDTQLPHNNGLLSIAPYSLRKIEAALVNGGYPETVVVHARFATQFINRETRVVGVSAMDPLGLGPVSMMFTNGGRLTAYTKKKFSELIERLVSFRNAKNYSFKIVVGGPGAWQLVASGDWKAMGIDHVVLGEVDAVAGEIIRGIEMGNASEVIRVNRFPSPEEIPPIIGPTYKGMVEVMRGCGRNCRYCDPNLRRIRHIPDDVLRKEIETNLTAGLTTAWLHSDDIFLYKLEDRKEFHPNSDEVVRLFEKVMSIPGVKFSNPTHGTIAPVVADPSMIRRISQVVRAGPSKWVGIQMGLETASPSLIGKYMESKAKPFSPSEWPELIVKGTQILNENYWFPAYTAIIGLPGETKEDLLETARLIVTMETTLRDRIGSKAHFTVTPLSFVPAGSLKEGKAFDIEEQMTEEGYLLIYHSWKHLVREISSFIPNGGADMRLVTFYPIARMGLFAILNFMRRWGIRMGYDPDRRLEPLDIKLAGS
- the tmk gene encoding dTMP kinase encodes the protein MTTAFPAMTREESIADIRSIDLARRGRFYVFEGIDGSGKTTISSNVYRLLRAETSREVILTAEPTDTWLGDAIRRACAENLGPFVEALLFVADRSAHTENIQKWIDSGKVVLSDRYYASTLAYQGASLIPLIGNRALDWLRLINEPVIRKPDLTFFLQIPPEIGIKRLKERSEKTKFERLEFLREVDRLYKMIAKDDDSFVLIDATKSIDAIVSEIVHLIKKNL